TTATTCAAATAAATGAGAATCAAACTCACTTAGGTGCGCTACCTTAAATATTTCCGATATAAAAAAGGATGACCAAAGCCATCCTTTTTTAAAACTGTATCAAACTTATTTTACGCCGTGAACAGCCAGGTAGTTTTTGATCACAGTGTTGAACTCATCTGCTTTTTCAACTTGAGACCAGTGACCGCATTGGCTGAAGATATGTGCATCAGCATTTGGCACGATGTTCAGGATGTCCCAAGTACGAGAAACCGGAATCACCACGTCTTGCGTACCATGAATCAATAGTACAGGCACAGTAATGTCTTTCATTTTTTCGAAGTCTAATGGGAATTCGAAACGGTCACGGTCACGTGCGCCAACCACATCCATTAAACGATTTGATGCATAGTCATTTGCAGCAGAAGCAAAACGTACTTTTACCAGTTCATCAGTAATCAGGTCTTTGTTTACGACAAACATAGAAAGGGTTTTCTTGATTCCTTCTTCTGTAAGAACTGGGTTTGCGTGAGCTTTAAGTGCAGCTGTCTGTTTCGCACCGCCCGTACCCATAGACACGATACCCAAAATACGATCTGGATAATCCAATGCCATCTGGAATGCTAACCAGCCACCCAGAGAGTTACCGACCAACCAGGTTTTTTCGATACCCAAAGCATCTAGCGTACGGATCGCATGATCTACCCAGGCACGGATACCATATTCAGTACCCGGTGCAACCACAGTTTGGCCATAACCAATGGTATCAATCGCGATACAACGCGCTTGCTCGCCAATTTGTGGTAGGTTTAACCACCAGTTTGCCGCGGCCGATACACCTGTACCTGAACCGTGTAAAAATAGAATAGGCGTACCTTCACCAATTTCGTGGTAATGGGTCAACTCGCCTTCAGCGGTTTCAATCCATTTGTCTTCTAAGCCAAAGAATGGATCTGTTTGATAGTCAGGGATTTGAACAGTGCTCATATTGCTTCCTCTTACAGTCTTTCGCTTGCGTGTCCCTCTATTTTCAAGAATTCGACGTCAAGTTGACTCATTAAAATGACTTGTGTACACCCTTATATTAACCGCTCAACCGCAGCAAACTGATACAAAATTACGATTGCACCCAACAAAATAGATATAATTTAAGTATTTGTTTTATATATTTTTTTATAAATTAAACCCTACATAAACTAAGGTTTTAACTGCATTCTTAAACCAAAAAGCAGCCAGAAGACTGACTGCTTTTAAAATATAGGGGTATTAGAATTTATGGGTATAAGTGGTGGCGACACGGTATTCTTGCAGGTCTGGTTTTGCTGGATTGGCAAAATTCACATCAATATACATCGCCTGTACACCCAAACCTTTTAATTTACCTTCTGGCACAGTGTAGTTCACGATGGCATTCACTTCATCCGTATTGAAGTTCTGACCTTGATACGCCCCAGTACCTTTCTGATCATAACCTTTGAAATATACTGCTGTTGCGTTTAGGCCTTTTGCACCCATTTCAGAGAAGTCATAGCCATAAGAAACACTCCATGACTTTTCTTCTGGTGCGGTAAAGGTCGCTACCCCCCAGTTCGCCAGATAAGGCTGTGGCACCCAGCCACCCAATGTCGGGAATGCACTATCACCAAACATTTGCTGGTAACCCACACCTACGCTATGTGCACCATGATTCACTTTTGCAGCGACAGATAATGCCTGGTTATCGATCTCACCATACAGCTTGTCACCTGACTCCGAGTTATCGAAGTAACGGATATGGCTATCTAATTTGGTTTTTTCACCAAGCGCAGTTTTGTAATTTACCCCCAGATAATGCTGTTGATAAATGTCTTGAACATCGGCATACCAGTAACTAGCACCTACTTCTTTCGTGAGTTGGTGATCTATACCCGCAATCCACATGCCATCAGCTTCAGCACCCGTATCATAGAAACTTGGTGGAGCAAATTTAGTTAAATCACGGAACTGGTTGTCATAACGGTTGTTAATACCATCAATATACGCCAGAGTTAACTTGGTATCCTTAAGGTCTTTAGACTCTAACCAAGCGCCACTATAAGTCGTTAATAACTGACGGGATGGATCGAATACCAAGACTGGAGATACCGGCAATAACTCGCCGACTTTCAGCTCAGTTTGTGAAACTTTGGCTTTTAAGGTCGCGCCGACTTTACCGAAATGGTCTTTTGATTCTTTGCCATCGTGCGGTAAAACCCAGTCCGGATTTTTATCACGGCCATTGAGTTTGACTGCATGTTGCACCAGTACATCAGCACCGACCTGCACACCACCACCGATATCGTGATAACCCGATTTGGCATCCAGAGTCACGCCTTGTGACCAAGAACCCCAGTTACGTGATGAATAGTCATCTTGATACTGACGGTCTAGATAAAAGTTTTTAAATTTGAGTTGAACATTGCTGTCGTCAATAAAGTCTGCATTCGTTGCAGTTGTCCCTAAAGTTGCTGTCGCAGCAAGCATTGCAATCCATAAATTGTGACGACGCATGATGAGTTCCCCATTCAGCAGATAAAATCCATGCAGCCATCATGCGCAAGTCGGTTTAAATAAAAAATCCGACCACAGTATTAAGATTTTCTGCTTTCATCGGCCGATATTTCAGACCTCTCCTCAAGCAACCAATCGCTTAGATTTTAAAACGATTAATTAAAATAAAAAATTGACCAGATATTTAATTTATTTTTTGTTTTCTCTATTAATAAGCGCAATTTTTTTAAAAATATTGAGCCACTATTTTTTATTTATCATTTTTATGTTTAAGGAAAAAATTAAACTAAAATAATCTTCACATAACACTATAACTAAAATATCTGAGATCAGAGTTTTAATATATTATTAAAACTACTTCATAATAAAAAAGCATCCACTTTGGATGCTTTTTTATTAGCCTTATTTTAATACGATTGCATTAAAAATTAAGCTTGTAACTCACGCGCTTTAGACATGGTTAATGCCAGGTCTTCAATCATGTCTTCCTGACCACCAACCGTACCACGGCGACCAAGTTCCATCAGGATTTCACGCGCAGATACGCCATATTTCGCTTCAGCGCGTTTAGCAAACAACAGGAATGAAGAGTAAACACCGGCATAACCTAAAGTTGCCGCATCACGGTCGGCACGGATCGGGTTGTGCATCATTGGAATCACCAGATCTTCAGCAACGTCTTGTACTTTAAACAAGTCAACACCAGTGTCCATACCCATACGGTTTGCCACAGCGATAAACAATTCGAGTGGTGTATTACCCGCACCAGCACCTAAACCTGCAGACGCCAAATCAACACGTACCGCACCTGCTTGAACCGCAGCAACAGTATTCGATACACCCATGCCTAAGTTGTGGTGACCGTGGAAACCAAGCTCAATACTTGGATCCAAGTGTTGACGTAAGTGACCCACACGGTCGATCACGTCCTGCGGAAGCATATAACCCGCTGAATCTGTCACGTAAATACAGTTTGCACCGTAAGACACCATCTTGTTTGCTTCTTCAAGCAATTTTTCAGGAGATGCCATATGCGCCAACATTAAGAAACCGACGGTGTCCATTTCTAGTTTACGTGCAGCGGTGATGTGCTGCTCAGAACAATCCGCTTCAGTACAATGCGTCGCCACACGCATGGTAGAGACACCAATTTCATGTGCCATTTTCAAATGGTCAACCGTACCGATACCAGGTAAAAGCAATGCAGAAATTTTTGCATTTTTCATACGTGGCACAACAGCAGACAAATATTCTTCATCTGTTGCAGCAGCAAAACCGTAGTTCACTGATGAACCGCCAAGGCCATCACCGTGTGTTACTTCAATTAAAGGTACGCCAGCATCATCAAGTGCTGTTGAAATTGCAATCATTTGCTCAACAGTCGTTTGATGGCGCTGCGGGTGCATACCATCACGTAAAGTCATATCATGAACAATAATCTTAGACATTTTGGTATTCCTTTAAGCTTCAGCGGTGTTGAACACGTGTTCTGCAAACATTTCTGCAGTACGTGCAGCTGCTGCAGTCATAATATCCAGGTTACCTGCATATTTCGGCAGGAAGTCACCCAGACCTTCAACTTCCAAGTAAATTGATACACGGTTGCCATCAAATACCGGACCATTTACCAGCTTGTAACCTGGTACGTATTTTTGAACTTCCTTGATCATGGCATGTACAGATTCAGTAATCGCTGCCTGATCCGGCTCACCTTCTACTAGACAGTGAACAGTATCACGCATCATTAGAGGTGGCTCAGCCGGGTTAATGATGATGATCGCTTTACCTTGTTTCGCGCCGCCGACTTTCTCAATGGCACCTGCAGTAGTACGTGTGAATTCATCAATGTTTTTACGCGTTCCCGGACCAACCGACTTAGTCGATACGGTTGCAATGATTTCGCCGTATTCAACAGGTTGAACGCGAGAAACCGCAGCCACCATCGGAATCGTTGCCTGACCGCCACATGTCACCATGTTCACGTTTGGTACTTCGCCCGCTTGTAGTAATGCTTCAAGGTTGACTGGTGGTACACAAAATGGACCAATCGCAGCAGGCGTTAAGTCGATCATCAACACGCCAAGTTCATTCAGCTTGCGGCTGTTTTCAGCATGGACATAGGCAGAAGTTGCGTCGAATGCAATTTTGATGTCATCAGCAATCACATGAGGAAGAAGACCATCAACGCCTTCAGCTGTGGTTTTTAAACCCATTTTCGCAGCACGCGCCAAACCTTCAGAAGTCGGGTCAATCCCCACCATCCAAACAGGCTCTAACCATTCGCTGCGTTGTAATTTATAAAGCAAATCCGTACCAATATTCCCTGGACCGATCATTGCACATTTAATCTTTTTCATGAATGTACTCTCTTGGAATCTTGATTATTCAGCAGCGAATGCAGCGGTTACTGAACCGAAGCCTTCAATTTCAACTTTGAATTCATCACCTGGTTGCGCCACAACCATTAGACCTAAAGCACCCGTCAAGATGATGTCACCTTTTAACAGCGGACGACCACGGCGTACCATTTCATCTGCCAGCCAAACAGCAGCATTCAATGGGTTTGCCAGACATGCTTTACCCACGCCTTGAGAAACGACTTCCTCACCGCGCGTCATCACCATCTTGCAGTTCACAAGATCAAGTTTTTCTAACTTAACCGGCTGAGAACCCAAGACAAATGCAGCAGAAGATGCGTTATCCGCCACAGTATCAATCAGGCTGATTTTCCAGTTTTCGATACGGCTATCGACCACTTCAATTGCAGGCAGTGCATAATCAGTTGCGCTGATAATGTCTGCATACGTGTGTTTTTCTTTGGTTAAATCCTGGTTAATCACCAATGCGATTTCTGCTTCAACTTTCGGCTGAATCAGAAGGCCAGCTGGAATTGCTTCACCATCGCCATAGGCCATGTCGGCAAATAACATACCGAAATCCGGCTGATCTACACCCAGTTGCGCTTGAACGACTTTAGACGTCAAACCAATTTTACGACCCACCAGACGGCGACCTTCAGACAAAGCACGCTCGGTATTCACTTCCTGAACGGCATAGGCGATATCTACGTCAGCACTTTCACCGCCAAGTTCCGGGCGAATCGGTGCAATCGCAGTTTGTGATAATTCAGCGCTACGAAGTGCTTGTGCAACTGATTCAACAACAGCAGAATTCGACATCAATGTTTCCTTAAACTGCAAAAATTAGGCTTATGCCGGGATCTAAGAGGGACAGAAAATATGGACATGATCAGGCTGATCATCCGCATGGACTGCCTTTCTCAGAGCGAGCATAGGAATAAACAGTTTTAGGATGGGAAAAATCTGGCGTTTGTGCCAATAGTTATTTTATTTTTTGCTATAGCTATTATCTATAAGAATAATTTATAAAAAATTAAATAAAACAAAATCTTATTGTTTAAAACACATCGTTATTTAGCAAAATAACTGCCATAATATGACCGAATAAAATCAGTACAATTACGACTTTAGACTAAAAGATAAGAACCAGCGCTTAAATCTGCAGCATTCCCCAGCCAATTTAAACCGGGGAACTGCTTGTTTTTCATTACAACCAAGATACTGGATTAAACTGCTTGTTTCCATTGGACTTTAGCCAACAAAGCGCTATGCAAAGCAGCCACATCATCCACGATACAGACTGGATTAAATTGTGCTAAAAGTTCAGGTTCATGCACACCATAACTTACCCCAACGCTTGGCATGGCAATATTTTGCGCCATTTCCAGATCATAAGACGTATCACCGACCATAATCGCATGTTCAGCCTGCACACCGGTTTCCGCCAGAATTTCTTCTAACATGAGTGGATGAGGTTTAGAATGGGTTTCGCTGGCTGCGCGCGTACTCACAAACAGCTCTTCACTGTTCGTCTGTTTTAATACACGATCCAGACCTTTACGGCTTTTCCCTGTGGCTACTGCCAGCTTCACGCCTTGCTGCTGTAAATCTGCGAGCATGTGCGCTACGCCTTCAAACCAGGAATCTCCTGATGAGTTGGCAACATAGTGATCGGAATAAGCCTGCAAAATATCCGTATGTAATTCTGGTACTGTCGGGAATAAACGCTGTGCAACTTCAGGTAAACCCAGTCCAATAATACTTTTCGCATCTGCATCCGTTAACGGCTGCTGAAACTGCTGTGCGGCAAACTGCAAACTCGCCACGATTTGACCCACTGAATCAAATAAAGTGCCATCCCAATCGAAAATGACCAATTTTACAGGTGAGTTCATAAAAGATTTCCTAGATTTGATTCAGTCTTGAAGCCCTCTCCTACAAGGAGAGATTTTTTTTCATTCTTAAGCAAATGACTTTATTAAAAGAACCAATAAAGTCGAATTATCAATGAAGTTTTAATTCAACATTGCTCTTTAATAAGTAACGTTCCCTCTCCTGAACGAGTTTAAAGCACTGCTTTAAACGACGTGCAAGAAGGAGACTTGCTCAGTAGTGCTGCTTAGGGAGAGGATTCTTTCGAAATTTAATCTCCCCTAGCCCTCTTTAAGAAATAGGGGAATTCCCTCCTTTTTCAAAGGAGGGTGAGGGTGGATTAAATTTATTAAAAGAAAAAATAAGTCCTTATTGGGCAGCCGGTTTATCCGCTTTCTGCGCTCTTAACTGCGCCACCAGACTCTGCATATCTTCTGGCAATGGTGCTTCAATTGCTGGATAGCCCGGAATGTCCAGACGCATTGCATGTAAACACAAACGGCGTGGTTTTGGCCCACGATATTCTGTTTCATGCCCATACTTTTCATCGCCTACTAACGGATGGCCAATACTCAAACCATGAACACGAATCTGATGGGTACGACCAGAAAGCGGAGATGCATATACCAGTGTGGCATGCATAAAACGTTCCTGCACATTCCACTGGGTTTTAGACTCTTTACCTTCTTTCGGGGACACACAGACACGACGTTCACCATTGGCCAGCTCATAACGATGTAAAGGTGCATCAATCAACTGTTTATCCAGACTGACCTGCCCTTTTACCACAGCCGCATAGGTTTTTTTGATTTTATGTTCACGTAACATATCTTGTAATGTTTTCAACACGCTACGCTTTTTAGAAATCATCACCAAACCGGAAGTATCACGGTCAATCCGGTGAATCAGTTCCAGATACTTTTTACCAGTCGCTGCACGCAAGCCTTCAATCAGGCCATAGGCCACACCGCTACCACCATGCACAGCAATCCCGGAAGGTTTATTCACGACCATCAAACCTTCATCTTCATAAATCACACGGGCCAATAAGCCTTGTGCCACTTTGTCGGAAACAGGTGCAGCAGATTCATCTTTTTGTTCATAGCGAATCGGCGCAACGCGAATCTGGTCACCGATTGCGAGTTTGGTTTCTGCTTTAATGCGTTTTTTATTAACGCGAACCTGGCCTTCACGAATCAGACGATAGATACGGCTTTTTGGCACACCTTTCAGACGACTAAACAGGAAATTATCGATGCGTTGTCCATCTTGATGTTCATCCACTTCAAACCAAGTGACGTTTTGCCATTGTTGCGTAGAATTCATACAGTTACTATGACCCAAAAAATACTAAAATTGATTAAAAACTGATCACTTAGGTTATGCTTTACACAAGAAACATAAGCTTAGCCCATAGGCAGATGATGCAAGGTTTGATATAGTCAGCGCACGGAAACCATCGTTTGTGAGTAAAAGTTGAATCATTTCAGATTTTTCTGAACTTGATTGTTCAATTAAAGACTCACATGATACGGGAAGGTCCCCAAAGAATTATGCCACGCCGAAGGCTTATTATATCGGCAAACAAAGCAAACTGTTGCGTTTAATTGTACCTCAGGTACATAAATCAGTTTGTCTTAAAAAATATGTCGCCAACTTTGTTGGTTTTTAAACGTAAACTGATACACATCAGATTAGTCGCAACCTGAAGACGACTTCAGGCTACAGCGTTGATGCATTGGATCTGCACAGTTTGTAAAGATACGACGACAATTCCGTATCAAGACACTTTCTATAAAGAAGGGATGATCTTCGAGCAATGTGACAGTGAAAGTTACACACATCCAATGCACCGCTCGTCCGCCAGTGAAGCGTTCAGGTGACTTTAATCCGTTTAAAGATTGAAGCCGTATTGCCATCATCAATACGTGAATCAAAAACCGAAGCCCATCTATATTAAATAGAGCTCGGTCATAAAAGACTCAAACCACAATGAAATTCATTGCAGATTTGAGCCATTGATCCGTGATGTGTGATGTTCGCTACGTGTATAGCGATTTTTTGCTGTGTATCACTATAAGGTGTTACACCCATGAAACGTATGTTGATTAATGCAACACATGCCGAAGAAATTCGCGTTGCACTTGTCACTGGTCAGCGTCTTTACGATTTTGATTTAGAAAATCGTACCCGTGAACAAAAAAAATCCAATATCTACAAAGGTCACGTGACTCGCGTTGAACCTTCTTTAGAAGCTGTATTCGTTGAATACGGTGCAGGTCGCCAAGGCTTCCTGTCAATGCGTGAAATCGCAAATTCATATTACAAAGCCGACCCTCGCCAAACTTCAAATATCCGTGAACTGATCACTGAAGGCACCGAACTTCTGGTTCAGGTGGAAAAAGAAGAGCGTGGCAACAAAGGCGCTGCCCTGTCTACTTTTATCTCACTTGCTGGCCGTTATTTGGTATTAATGCCAAACAACCCGAAAGGTGGTGGTATCAGCCGTCAGATTTCCGGTTCAGTGCGTGAAGAACTGAAAGAAATGCTGGCAACACTGAACGTGCCACGTGGTATGAGCGTGATTGTGCGTACTGCCGGGATTGGCCGTTCACAAGAAGAATTGCAACTCGACTTACAGCACTTGTTAGACCTTTGGGCACAAATCCAGAGCACGGCAAGTTCAGGCCCATCGCCAATGCTGGTACATCAGGAAGCGGGTGTGGTAACACGTGCCATTCGTGACTACCTGCGTGATGATGTTGCTGAAATCCTGATTGACTCAGAACAAGCCTATAACGAAGCCTATAACTTCGTAAAAGCGGTAATGCCACGTCAGTTAGAAAAACTGAAAACTTATACCTTAAATGAACCTTTATTCGCGCATTTCGCGATTGAAAGTCAAATTCAAACCGCTTATGAACGTGAAGTAAAACTTCCTTCGGGCGGTTCGATCGTGATCGACCAAACTGAAGCTTTAGTGTCAATTGACATTAACTCAGCAAAATCGACTCGCGGTAGCGACGTTGAAGACACCGCGTTGAACACCAACATTGAAGCGGCAGAAGAAATCGCGCGTCAATTACGTTTACGCGATATCGGTGGCCTGGTGGTGATCGACTTTATCGACATGACCAAAGACCGCAACCAGCGTATGGTGGAAGCGAAGCTACGCGAAGCTACGCAAAGTGACCGTGCCCGTATTCAGTTCGGTCAATTGTCACGTTTTGGTTTGATGGAAATGAGCCGTCAACGTCTGCGTCCTTCTCTTGAAGAAGCGACTGGCTACGTTTGCCCACGCTGTCATGGCACCGGTATGGTCCGTGATCTTCGTTCTTTATCACTTTCGATTATGCGTAAAGTGGAAGAAATCGCGCTACGTGAACGTCATGGTGAAGTTCAAGTCGAAGTTCCAGTCGAAATTGCTGCCTTCTTATTGAATGAAAAACGTCACACCTTGGTCTATTTAGAACAGACTTCAAATGTACGTGTGACTGTGTTGCCTCACCCGCATCTGGAAACACCGCATTATGAAATCACTTATAATGCCGAAGGCTTTGCACCAACCAGCTATGAACGTACTGAAGCAACTCGTTCAAGTGAAAAAGAGTTGGGCTATGAGTCATCTGAATGGCATTTAGAAGAAGAACATACGCATGCTGCTGCCCCAGCGCCTGCTCAACAGCAAAACAACGGCAGAAACAATAAACGCCGTAACCAGCAAAACCAAAATGCACAGCAAGCACCTGTTGCGCAACAAGCTCCTGCCCAAGCACAAGTTGCGGCTCCTGCATCTAGCCCATGTGCCTGGTTAGAAAACCTGTTTGTTCAAAAACAGGCAGCGACTATTGATCAATCGCGTACTGCCAACAATGCAGCTGCAGCAATTGAACAAATGATCAATGGCGGTGCGGTGAGCCGTGGTCAGTTCGGTCAATTGTCTGCACCAGTGGCACAACCTGCGCCACAGCAAGTGTCTCAACCTGCTGCTCCGGCAAGCAGCAATGCCTACCTTGCACCATCGACTGTAGCGCAAAAACAGGAACGTGATGCTGAGAAACCGGCAGAGCGTGATGAAAGAGCGCCGCGTCATAACAATAAAAAACCACGCAATCCGAAGCACAAAGAACCGCGTGAGCAGGTTCAGTCTGAAGCTTCCGCTCCTCAGCAACATCAGGTGCATGAAGAAGTGGTTCAGGTATCTCGTCAAGAGCAACGTCATGAAGCACGTGAAAACAAGCGTAATTCTCGCCGTCAGCATCACAATGAGCCATCTCAGCAAAATGATGTTCAAAACAATGAGCAACAGCCACAACAGGCAATGCCACGTCGTGACCGCCGTAACCAGCCACGTCAGGAACGTCCAAATCGCCACCGCGATCCAAGCGTGCTGAATGAGCAGGCTCAACAAGCAGCACCTGCAGTCGTTGAAGCGCCAGCAGTCAATGACAAACAGCTTCGTGTTGAGTTGGTCGATGCACCAAGTCAAGACGTGATGCCAACAGCCATGGTCGTGAATATTGACCAGGCGAAAAGCGAAATCGTGGCATTGAATGACAATGCTGCAGTTGTAACGCCAGCGGTTGAAGTTACTGCACCGGCAGATGCGCCAGTTGAAGAAGCCGCTGCTGAAAATGTAGTAGAAGCTGCACTGACAGCACCTGCTGAAGAAGTTGTGACAGCGGAAGAATCAAGTGCTGAAAAACCTCGTGCCAGCAACGATCCGCGTCAGCGTCGTCGTCAGCAACGTGAAGGACAGCCTCAACAGGCTACAGTTCAAAAGTTGACTCCGTCACAAGTACCAACTTTGGGTCAGTTCACTATTGGTAGCCTGATTCGCCATGTTTATGGTGAAGACTGCTCCGTACTGATTGAACAGTTTGGTTTATTGCCAACCTTCAACCGTGCTCTAGAGAAGTTCACAAAACAGTACAACGCGAGTCTGGTGGCTGCAGCAACGCCTGCCACAGAGAAAAAACCGGTCACCCGTGATGTTCAAGTGACCGTAGCCAAGGTTGAAGCAGAGCCTGCTCCAGTTCTGGACCTGACTCCACCAAAACCGGTGTCGGACAAACGTGTCGCAAACGATCCACGTGAGCGTCGCCGTCTGGCTAAGCAGGCTGCAGAACAGGCCCTACAACAAGCCAAGCAACAGGCTAAAGTAGAAACAGCTCCGGCAATTGAAACTGCGCCAGAAGCACCTGTAGCAGCAGAAGCGCAAGCAGAGTCTGCTGAAGCAGCGGCAACTGAAACTCCAGTAGCCACTGAAA
The nucleotide sequence above comes from Acinetobacter lwoffii. Encoded proteins:
- a CDS encoding alpha/beta fold hydrolase gives rise to the protein MSTVQIPDYQTDPFFGLEDKWIETAEGELTHYHEIGEGTPILFLHGSGTGVSAAANWWLNLPQIGEQARCIAIDTIGYGQTVVAPGTEYGIRAWVDHAIRTLDALGIEKTWLVGNSLGGWLAFQMALDYPDRILGIVSMGTGGAKQTAALKAHANPVLTEEGIKKTLSMFVVNKDLITDELVKVRFASAANDYASNRLMDVVGARDRDRFEFPLDFEKMKDITVPVLLIHGTQDVVIPVSRTWDILNIVPNADAHIFSQCGHWSQVEKADEFNTVIKNYLAVHGVK
- a CDS encoding OprD family outer membrane porin, translated to MRRHNLWIAMLAATATLGTTATNADFIDDSNVQLKFKNFYLDRQYQDDYSSRNWGSWSQGVTLDAKSGYHDIGGGVQVGADVLVQHAVKLNGRDKNPDWVLPHDGKESKDHFGKVGATLKAKVSQTELKVGELLPVSPVLVFDPSRQLLTTYSGAWLESKDLKDTKLTLAYIDGINNRYDNQFRDLTKFAPPSFYDTGAEADGMWIAGIDHQLTKEVGASYWYADVQDIYQQHYLGVNYKTALGEKTKLDSHIRYFDNSESGDKLYGEIDNQALSVAAKVNHGAHSVGVGYQQMFGDSAFPTLGGWVPQPYLANWGVATFTAPEEKSWSVSYGYDFSEMGAKGLNATAVYFKGYDQKGTGAYQGQNFNTDEVNAIVNYTVPEGKLKGLGVQAMYIDVNFANPAKPDLQEYRVATTYTHKF
- the dmpG gene encoding 4-hydroxy-2-oxovalerate aldolase, which gives rise to MSKIIVHDMTLRDGMHPQRHQTTVEQMIAISTALDDAGVPLIEVTHGDGLGGSSVNYGFAAATDEEYLSAVVPRMKNAKISALLLPGIGTVDHLKMAHEIGVSTMRVATHCTEADCSEQHITAARKLEMDTVGFLMLAHMASPEKLLEEANKMVSYGANCIYVTDSAGYMLPQDVIDRVGHLRQHLDPSIELGFHGHHNLGMGVSNTVAAVQAGAVRVDLASAGLGAGAGNTPLELFIAVANRMGMDTGVDLFKVQDVAEDLVIPMMHNPIRADRDAATLGYAGVYSSFLLFAKRAEAKYGVSAREILMELGRRGTVGGQEDMIEDLALTMSKARELQA
- a CDS encoding acetaldehyde dehydrogenase (acetylating): MKKIKCAMIGPGNIGTDLLYKLQRSEWLEPVWMVGIDPTSEGLARAAKMGLKTTAEGVDGLLPHVIADDIKIAFDATSAYVHAENSRKLNELGVLMIDLTPAAIGPFCVPPVNLEALLQAGEVPNVNMVTCGGQATIPMVAAVSRVQPVEYGEIIATVSTKSVGPGTRKNIDEFTRTTAGAIEKVGGAKQGKAIIIINPAEPPLMMRDTVHCLVEGEPDQAAITESVHAMIKEVQKYVPGYKLVNGPVFDGNRVSIYLEVEGLGDFLPKYAGNLDIMTAAAARTAEMFAEHVFNTAEA
- a CDS encoding 2-keto-4-pentenoate hydratase encodes the protein MSNSAVVESVAQALRSAELSQTAIAPIRPELGGESADVDIAYAVQEVNTERALSEGRRLVGRKIGLTSKVVQAQLGVDQPDFGMLFADMAYGDGEAIPAGLLIQPKVEAEIALVINQDLTKEKHTYADIISATDYALPAIEVVDSRIENWKISLIDTVADNASSAAFVLGSQPVKLEKLDLVNCKMVMTRGEEVVSQGVGKACLANPLNAAVWLADEMVRRGRPLLKGDIILTGALGLMVVAQPGDEFKVEIEGFGSVTAAFAAE
- a CDS encoding HAD-IA family hydrolase — its product is MNSPVKLVIFDWDGTLFDSVGQIVASLQFAAQQFQQPLTDADAKSIIGLGLPEVAQRLFPTVPELHTDILQAYSDHYVANSSGDSWFEGVAHMLADLQQQGVKLAVATGKSRKGLDRVLKQTNSEELFVSTRAASETHSKPHPLMLEEILAETGVQAEHAIMVGDTSYDLEMAQNIAMPSVGVSYGVHEPELLAQFNPVCIVDDVAALHSALLAKVQWKQAV
- a CDS encoding RluA family pseudouridine synthase, with product MNSTQQWQNVTWFEVDEHQDGQRIDNFLFSRLKGVPKSRIYRLIREGQVRVNKKRIKAETKLAIGDQIRVAPIRYEQKDESAAPVSDKVAQGLLARVIYEDEGLMVVNKPSGIAVHGGSGVAYGLIEGLRAATGKKYLELIHRIDRDTSGLVMISKKRSVLKTLQDMLREHKIKKTYAAVVKGQVSLDKQLIDAPLHRYELANGERRVCVSPKEGKESKTQWNVQERFMHATLVYASPLSGRTHQIRVHGLSIGHPLVGDEKYGHETEYRGPKPRRLCLHAMRLDIPGYPAIEAPLPEDMQSLVAQLRAQKADKPAAQ
- a CDS encoding Rne/Rng family ribonuclease, with amino-acid sequence MKRMLINATHAEEIRVALVTGQRLYDFDLENRTREQKKSNIYKGHVTRVEPSLEAVFVEYGAGRQGFLSMREIANSYYKADPRQTSNIRELITEGTELLVQVEKEERGNKGAALSTFISLAGRYLVLMPNNPKGGGISRQISGSVREELKEMLATLNVPRGMSVIVRTAGIGRSQEELQLDLQHLLDLWAQIQSTASSGPSPMLVHQEAGVVTRAIRDYLRDDVAEILIDSEQAYNEAYNFVKAVMPRQLEKLKTYTLNEPLFAHFAIESQIQTAYEREVKLPSGGSIVIDQTEALVSIDINSAKSTRGSDVEDTALNTNIEAAEEIARQLRLRDIGGLVVIDFIDMTKDRNQRMVEAKLREATQSDRARIQFGQLSRFGLMEMSRQRLRPSLEEATGYVCPRCHGTGMVRDLRSLSLSIMRKVEEIALRERHGEVQVEVPVEIAAFLLNEKRHTLVYLEQTSNVRVTVLPHPHLETPHYEITYNAEGFAPTSYERTEATRSSEKELGYESSEWHLEEEHTHAAAPAPAQQQNNGRNNKRRNQQNQNAQQAPVAQQAPAQAQVAAPASSPCAWLENLFVQKQAATIDQSRTANNAAAAIEQMINGGAVSRGQFGQLSAPVAQPAPQQVSQPAAPASSNAYLAPSTVAQKQERDAEKPAERDERAPRHNNKKPRNPKHKEPREQVQSEASAPQQHQVHEEVVQVSRQEQRHEARENKRNSRRQHHNEPSQQNDVQNNEQQPQQAMPRRDRRNQPRQERPNRHRDPSVLNEQAQQAAPAVVEAPAVNDKQLRVELVDAPSQDVMPTAMVVNIDQAKSEIVALNDNAAVVTPAVEVTAPADAPVEEAAAENVVEAALTAPAEEVVTAEESSAEKPRASNDPRQRRRQQREGQPQQATVQKLTPSQVPTLGQFTIGSLIRHVYGEDCSVLIEQFGLLPTFNRALEKFTKQYNASLVAAATPATEKKPVTRDVQVTVAKVEAEPAPVLDLTPPKPVSDKRVANDPRERRRLAKQAAEQALQQAKQQAKVETAPAIETAPEAPVAAEAQAESAEAAATETPVATEIAIEETVNAQPAEQATETTAPVDAAPAEAAPVTEAQPEDAAPVEANAESEAPVTEAQDQAEVTTEDTEASEAEKAEKQAARPRRPRGRPPKKANTATES